In Sander vitreus isolate 19-12246 unplaced genomic scaffold, sanVit1 R1_20, whole genome shotgun sequence, the sequence tttcctTTTgctaatttcttatactgcactgtaacttttattctcgtattttatattttatgtttttaatatttgtattgtttttaactgttctttaatgttttatttaaagcacttttaattaccttgttgctgaaatgtgctatataaataaagctgccttcccTATGAGGAGGTATCAGGTGTGGTAGTATCGGAGTAACTTTATGATTACAAGTACGAGTACATGCGCACGGCATCAGACCGATACTGGCGTCtgtatcggtgcatccctaatcctcatacatacatgtgagCCAGTAAACAGCTGGATTTGATTCTTTGGGCTCAGACGTGACATCTGTCAAACATAATCAGCGTTTAGTCTTGTTCTGGTTCTCGTGGAGGTTTCACGctctgaaaaagaagaaaaagaagacggCAGGTGAGGTTAGAAGCCCTTAAATCTTCTGTTTGAGTAACAGTATCAATACAGCAACATGAGAAATACTCCAttacttttaaaatgtgaataacATGTACTCAGGTCAAAGTAAAAGTTGTAGAAACTGATCATTGAGACGTTTCATCTCCATGATCTGTTGTCTATATTTAAAGATCTGGGAGTTTAATGgaaacaatttaaaaatgtaagaatTAAATGAAGACAATGCTGGAAAAAATAATGGAAAGAACActttacaaacattttaaagtctCCAGAGTGTAAATCCTGTAGAGAACTGGAGGTTATGTAATAATATTTAAGAGTAAAGGTCGCCCTCTAGTGTCCTCTGGAGAAACTACAGTCTGCTAAATCTCAGAGAAGAGGAAAGATGATGAATAAGATTTCACACACGTTAAGATGGGAGAATGAAGATGGTCTGGTACATATGCTGTAGGCTATATCTGTGAGAAAAAGGCCAAATATGTTGGGGATAAAAACGATACAAAATGTGGTAAAGTGTTCAAAAAAttacccccaaaaaaaaggaacaaaaaatgACATGTTCTGAAGATGGGGCCAGCagtccaaaaagtcaaaaaagtaaaacaaaagtgacaaaaaggaaCATAAAGCGACATAAACAGCTGAAATCTTGCCAAAAGgtgaataataatgaataagtTTAGAAGCTTTGTTTGAGGATCGGCAGTCAAAATGAGTAAAGAAAAGTTAAAGATAAtaggaaaaaatgacaaatatgttggaaaaaatgattaaaaacctcagaagaaaaatgtcacaaatgtctaaaaaaaatgacaaagacaTGTAAAACCACGGCATGAAATGGTTTTCTTGTTTTGATGATGAAGCTGTTTTATAGTCTCCAGCAGAGCCGTCATCTGCTGATTCATATTAAAGTCAAAGAACatgattcatttatttctttattatttaagACAAGTAAAGGAGTCGAGGACGCAATTGAAGCGACATGAGATGCAGCTCCAGTTGAAGGGCACGTTTCCTCTGAATGGTATGCAATGGCTTGGAGTTCTGTTTTCTCTGGTTTGGGGGGCATGTCTCTCGTATACTGTGTCCCAGGTGATAGCCAATCAGCAGACACGTGACTGTAACCTCGTGGTAACAAAAAGGCAGAGTGAACCCCTGATTCTGTTTAAATAACCTGCTGCTGCGTGTTGTcaggtcttggtcttgactacaacactgattAGCTGAGTAAATGCTGTGAGATTACCTGCTGTAAGTCACCTGGTCTCATGTTTCCCCTGTTTGTTGTTGCTCCTCGTGTTCAGGAAAGTTCTCTTCAGATGTAGTCAGATCTGCAGCCACATCACAACACTCCTCCCATCGGTTCCCTCTGTCCTCGATCGCTCTGCTCAGCTTCCATCCGAGAGACGCCATCAGGGCTGGCACACAAACGATAACCAAGAGCAGAAAGGAGCCATAAACCTGCAAGAGAAACAACAGTAAAAGATTAGATTATCACTTCATTGTCATCATTTCCTTTAGTACACAATTTGTGTATTAACCTGATAtcaaaaaaaatccaatctAGATATTGATATTTTAAAAATCGGCCTTTTCACCATAGATAATATGGATAATAGCATCACTtaacgggcacacacacacacacacacacacacacacacacagacagacagacagacacacacacacacacacacacacacacacacacacacacacacacacacacacacacacacacacacacagacagacagacagacagacacacagacacacacacacacacacacacacacacacacacacacacacacacacacacacacacacacacacacacacacacacacacacacacacacacacacacacacacacacacacacacacacacacacacacacacacacacacacagacagacagacagacagacagacacacacacacacacacacacacacacacacacacacacacacacacacacacacacacacacacacacacacacacacacacacacacacacacacacacacacacacacacacacacacacacacacacacacacacagacacgcatggacacacacaggcTAAACTCATTCAgacaacatttaaatatattttttataatatttatttttagagaaattcaaaatgttcaaatggGAAAATGATTGACAGTTGAAGTGATACTCAGCCCTTTAAACAACTACATGAACGGCTCACCCTGGACTTGTTCCTCAGTTCAGCGATGGTTTCTCGTTCCTCTTCAGTGATCCTCCCCACGGCTTTGCAGGCCAACTGTCTCTGTTGTTCAGAGTGATTGTTCTGACAGCAGATGTACCAGTCTCCGTCGATTAAAACCACAACAAGCCACAGCAGGCCGATGAACGCTGCCTTGATAAAGGGATAGAAGAAAGAACCCCAAAAACTGcaggggtgggtgtgtgtgccgCCGGGCACACCTCTGCACAGGAGTCTGCAGACGTTCTGAAACGACCTGTCTGACCACAGAATCAACAGGAAAACTATAACAACTGGCAGAGCCAGGTACACGTTGCAGTCAAAGACTTGTTGTCGGCAGGTGCATTCGAAGTTGCTGCCAAACAGGATGAAAACGGCGATGACTGCGATGTAGGTGCAGAAACTTCCACAAGCCAGATGTATACATCTGTTCTCCATCTCTGCAGTGCAGTTGGCATCGACTGACAGTCTGCAGCTCGGACCGTCTGAACATTAACCAACGTGTTCCTGACACGGCACATTTCAAACCACAAGTGCTGATTCGGTTCTGTGTTTTTGCTACTCAAGCATTTTCACAAAAAATAAACCATGAAGTTGCATCTTTTGATGAAGAAAAGTCTGATTTATTCAGCCTGGTCATTGATCTGTGAATGAAATCTAAGTTTTTAAACCCccgtgttgtcttcctgtcgacctgcaactctttgtttttctgggtcaaaatgtaacttttcccgacgtttatcactttttccaatgtttttgtcgggggggacaattcaattcaaataatttatagtatcaaatcataacagcagttatctcaagacactttacagatagaggaggtctagaccacactctatcatttacaaagacccaacaattccagtaattcccccaagagcaagcattcagtgcgacagtggtgaggaaaaactcccttttaggaagaaacctgggacagacccagactcttggtgggtggtgtctgacggtgcttcTTTTCCCACttctttaaatcttttttttagacacacacacacacacacacacacacacacacacacacacacacacacaatcttttttttagacattttgtcaattttttcaatgttctagTATAATATTTTCCTTCTTCAAAATGCcataacattgaataaaacaccccaaaTCAATGAAATTAGTGAACTGATAATTTATTTTACGAAACCATCCACGTTATATTTGTATTACTTTGACACTttgtttgaaagaaacccacattttctgatatagaaacaaCAGGATAGGACAACAGGGGGTTAAATGCAGTGTTCATTTTTGACCTCATTACAGAATAATATCTGAACTCCCATCTTAAAAGGGTAACAGTTTAGTTTTCAtcatggaccctattttccaatgcattggtgtctaagtgactggtTGGAACACGGAATatgtccagtattaagcgagaactctgtaaccagcagccatggacaagctgtaatgttaccctacaggactaatgttcagcagcagttagtaacaagctgtaatgttaccctacaggactaatgttcagcagcagttagtaacaagctgtaatgttaccctacaggactaatgttcagcagcagttagtaacaagctgtaatgttaccctacaggactaatgttcagcagcagttagtaacaagctgtaatgttaccctacaggactaatgttcagcagcagttagtaacaagctgtaatgttaccctacaggactaatgtagAGGAAggtgtcaggcaattatcctggaaatgtacttccatagATCCAGACTAGTCAATCAGCAACAAtttcacacgtgtgtgtgtgtgtgtgtgtgtgtgtgtgtgtgtgcgtgtgtgtgtgtgtgtgtgtgtatgtgtgtgtctgtgtgtgtgtgtgtgtgtgtgtgtgtgtgtgtgtaggtgtgtgtgtgtctgtgtgtgtgtgttagtgtgtgtgtgtgtgtgtgtcgtgtgtgtgtgtgtgtgtgtgtgtgtgtgtgtgtgtgtgtgtctgtgtgtgtgtgtgtgtgtgtgtgtgtctgtgtgtgtgtgtgtgtgtgtgtgtgtgtgtgtgtgtctgtgtgtgtgtctgtctgtgtgtgtgtgtgtgtgtgtgtgtgtgtgtgtgtgtgtgtgtgtgtctgtgtgtgtgtgtgtgtgtgtgtgtgtgtgtgtgtgtgtgtgtgcccgttaAGTGATGCTATTATCCATATTATCTATGGTGAAAAGGCCGATTTTTAAAATATCAATATCtagattggatttttttttatatcaggtTAATACACAAATTGTGTACTAAAGGAAATGATGACAATGAAGTGATAATCTAATCTTTTCCTGTTGTTTCTCTTGCAGGTTTATGGCTCCTTTCTGCTCTTTGGTTATCGCTTGTGTGCCAGCCCTGATGTGCGTCTCGGATGGAAGCTGAGCAGAGCGATCGAGGACAGAGGGAACCGATGGGAGGAGTGTTGTGATGTGGCTGCAGATCTGACTACATCTGAAGAGAACTTTCCTGAACACGAGGAGCAACAACAAACAGGGGAAACATGAGACCAGGTGACTTACAGCAGGTAATCTCACAGCATTTACTCAGCTaatcagtgttgtagtcaagaccaagacctgACAACACGCAGCAGCAGGTTATTTAAACAGAATCAGGGGTTCACTCTGCCTTTTTTGTTACCACGAGGTTACAGTCACGTGTCTGCTGATTGGCTATCACCTGGGGCACAGTATACGAGAGACATGCCCCCAAACCAGAGAAAAACAGAACTCCAAGCCATTGCATACCATTCAGAGGAAACGTGCCCTTCAGCTGGAGCTGCATCTCATGTCGCTCAATTGCAGCAACAAtttcacacgtgtgtgtgtgtgtgtgtgtgtgtgtgtgtgtgtgtgtgtgtgtgtgtgtgtgctgtgtgtgtgtgtgtgtgtgtgtgtgtgtgtgtgtgtgtgtgtgtgtgtgtctgtgtgtgtgtgtgtgtgtgtgtgtgtgtgtgtgtgtgtgtgtgtgtctgtgtgtgtgtgtgtgtgtgtgtgtgtgtgtgtgtgtgtgtgtgtgtgtgtgtgtgtgtgtgtgtgtgtgtgtgtgtcgtgtgtgtgtgtgtgtgtgtgtgtgtgtgtgtgtgtgtgtgtgtgtgtgtgtgtgtgtgtgtgtgtgtgtgtgtgtgtgtttgtctgtgtgtgtgtgtgtctctgtgtgtgtgtgtgtgtgtgtgccacaggCTGAAATGTCTGATCTCATGATCTGAAACACATTAGGCGGAGATGGTTTTCTTTGTGTCGTTGAGTGTGAAGCTGACTCAGCTCATTTCCTTCATCTCAAGTTATTCCTAATAAGTGTTTATTGTTTCTGATGGCatatttcttcctctttcttagtTCTGCTTTCTATTATATTTATTCTGCCCAGTGATAACAGACGCAGACGTTAGCATGAATGTGGTCTCATGTTTAAAGATGTGAAAATCCATTTACTGTAGACATCAGCTGGAtgtcttttggttttaaaatattaaaaacatagcAACCATCACTCAGATAAAGTCCCTGTGTCACTCTGTTTAGACATCTGCTTacatcataaatatatatacttagTTAACTCATTGTTTGCCGCTGCTGTTCATCGGAGCGATACGTCGACACAGCCGCCATTTCAGGACGGACATGTCGCGCCTCctaatgcatgtgtgtctgtagaGTCAGGATTCACAAGTAAAATCAACATTTCTCACTTCTTTTCCAACTGAATTTCAAGCAGTTTGCTTTGCTACAGATGTCATACATGTATCTATGATGCAGGAGACTTGGTTGAGTTTAAAATGCCGGGTTGCAGACCAAAATACCTTATCTTGTGTAAATAGTGACAGTACGCAGCTTTAAGCTTTAATGTCATTTAAACAGGTGAGTTATATAAACAGTTGTCATGAAGGGGGAATTATCGTTAGTTTACTAAAACAGATTTTTGAACCAGGTTGTAAACATGTTAATTTCTGCTGTGAAGTTTGGATCTTTTAACACGGGGGTCTGTGGGGAATGACTCGAGGAACTGCAGttcaataacacacacataacaaaCATCATCTCACtgagatattaataataacttCAATACAAAATGCTTTACCTGACACAAGCTAGCTTTAGTTTTATTCAGTATCAGGACagtcatttcactttattttaaaagaaagatTAACGTTACCTCATTAACGTTAACAACAAAAACCTATTTCATCTGTGAAATGTCATTCCATGTTGAttagtttgacatttatttCGCATGAATATCcaaaagcagcaaagaagtaATTTTCTCTGAGTCTTAAAGGTCTGAACGGGTCTCAAGATGACGACAACAGAGACATATCTCACATCGGAGGAGGTATCTACGGAGCATATGtattgggcaagttacttcccaaatgtaatacattatacattactagttactgtcattgagtagttatattacaatattactgtcgcTGAATGGAGTACTTTCACCAAATAACCGCAGAagtatgacttggcaggtagcttacGAAGTTTCACAACGGGAGTCTCATctaaagtctcatctttatccaaATTTGTACATCATAATTtctttattcataatattttctattaatctgaatctgcaacgtaaGCTTACTAAAGTCATTGAcccttgtgttgtttgacccgttttctaaatgtctattttagaaatatggatttctttttaactacctaattttaTTTACCGAAAAATAACACGGATGGATGATTCCTTACAACGCCCTTCACAAGTACAACAGATCGGATcgctactttcattgaattttgggtgttttgttcaattctttagcatttgaaaaagaaattgaaatgtTTTCGAAACAGTATCCTCTCTGAActttcatataaattaggtttattggccataaattccaaaaataagtgtaaaactattaATAAGTCGGTGTGAGTGCTGTTTATACAAGTCTAGTGAAAAGAAGCATTCAACGgcaaaaaagcaccaaaaacattgAATGAAGTGCCGggttttgacccgggaggacctGCGTGCTGGAAGACAACACGATGGTTAAAGAAATAGTGAAGCTAAACGTACAATACTTGGCTCTGaattgtagtgaagtagaagtataaagtaggagaaaaaGGAACTTGTATTTAATAAGTAGAGTATAGTTATCCAGGGCCGTCAGACTGGGGGGGAAAGGggacccagggccctcatgtaaggagggcccaaaaagatgctagaatgaatagcggtggatgcggggaggggcccatagaaaacgcctttctacagggcccagaattctGTGCTACGCCCCTGTAGTTACCATCCATCCCTGGCTTATTTTAATTTGGTAACCATTGTATTTTAGGATGCCTATTGTCAGCTGGCCGGGGAATACAGCTGAAAATTAGCCGTAGAGGCTAAAGCTGctccttttactgtacagtGAATAAGGGGGACTGTCCACAACActataaactaataaactaaactaaaatgtaatgatttaCATGTAGCAAGAGGTTAATAATGTCTGCGCTGACGTAGCGTTACCTCCCAACACTACATACACAGTGGCCGGCTGTTTCCAGTAACTGGACCAGGATTAAGATGTTTTGAGCACCAACAGAGAAATGTGATATAATTATTATTCAGATAACATttactatggttgactgctgaACATAAagaacagctgaggctgatgggaatgttattAGTTTATTAAAGGATGAAATACAGATGAAACTCTGAATCTGCTCTCACTACTAGCTGTAAAAAGACTAATTTGATCAAAGTGATAACCCTCATCTAACACTTGAGAGCAGAAATagaaatatttctttaaacattACAAATAAAGATACAGATTAAAGgtcaatataaaaacaatttacaGTTTGTTGTATAAAAATGTGACGATCATAGTACACCCATCTTTACGGCTCTTCTAACGAATCTGATGGACCTGGTATGGTCTTACATAGCCAGACCTGCTAtctgtctggctagtccacacagcattcctggatgggagtaaaacctgctctggtttattggcatttctttaaaccaatcacaatcgtcgtgggcggggctaagctccggacggagccacagtgcctctgctaaatagtctcaggaaggagcttgttttggtggaacatgtggacgttcagaagtagttttagtcgtgcaacagaaagctcagattggacagatagtctagctagctgtctggatttaccctgcagagatctgaggagcagt encodes:
- the LOC144513185 gene encoding uncharacterized protein LOC144513185, with amino-acid sequence MENRCIHLACGSFCTYIAVIAVFILFGSNFECTCRQQVFDCNVYLALPVVIVFLLILWSDRSFQNVCRLLCRGVPGGTHTHPCSFWGSFFYPFIKAAFIGLLWLVVVLIDGDWYICCQNNHSEQQRQLACKAVGRITEEERETIAELRNKSRVYGSFLLLVIVCVPALMASLGWKLSRAIEDRGNRWEECCDVAADLTTSEENFPEHEEQQQTGET